The Sebastes fasciatus isolate fSebFas1 chromosome 13, fSebFas1.pri, whole genome shotgun sequence genome includes a region encoding these proteins:
- the micall2a gene encoding MICAL-like protein 2a isoform X1, with the protein MAAIKALEQWCKMQCDGYRDVAITNMTTSFKNGLAFCALIHKYRPDLIDYDSLKEEDVFENNRLAFQVAEEKLGIPALLDAEDMVALRIPDRLSILTYVSQYHNYFKGRSPMGGVKRPAEGSKEEPSEKKNLPVVAKTFVSKTAIENRSPSTLTTQTLPKLARAAVQKAVLAENANKNGTLNSKCAACKSHVHLVQRHFVESKLYHRSCFKCSECSSVLHAGGYKPGKNPDAFICNAHQNSCKPSSSEAGIKNGPASSAGRLNSASQTQPAPRPSSVLSAPLSIVLKPVSPTPPSQSWTASAQKTQTARQRFFQAAAPVTEASTGNRKPTEPSTGNRKPTEPSSVLGRPKVTMSPDDEKSRARPTIGKKLAEENCNNNNKRPFTIRPAERRFEDEPSSADIPGLRKDKRSQGPAGNWAGQPCTSQTNNKEPPCLKAINKDNTRPTTVHTTAKDPVWGQLKLKPVKIELALKDTEAFTEQHKPGVMSMTSSNVPIITTRPPSAPTPALPPVRFAPFDPALFREVSPQKPQLGSGRPAFKHGSHSPVKSPTRRPAVESISSSSTAPANHGNPSGAKKGKYLSPTNASRTEMRSPSVKSYHVPVEQIERDLNDIETNLAQLEKEGVELEKRLRSCEEEGEGDILMDPLMVDWFNLIRKKQMYIRNESELVYIARTQELEQQQPGVEGELRRLLEKPDNLKSREERQREKKLMQRLMEIVDGRNAIVEGLDEDRLREVEEDQQLNEMMKNLGVKKAKNKRKSSISKLFRRRSKRRVE; encoded by the exons agaCTATGACTCACTCAAAGAGGAGGATGTGTTTGAGAACAACAGACTG gcTTTTCAGGTTGCAGAGGAGAAGTTGGGGATTCCAGCTTTGTTAGATGCAGAAGACATGGTGGCTTTAAGGATCCCAGACAGGCTGAGCATTCTTACCTACGTCTCCCAGTACCACAACTACTTCAAAGGACGTTCTCCCA TGGGAGGTGTAAAAAGGCCAGCAGAGGGCTCCAAGGAGGAGCCATCAGAGAAGAAAAATCTCCCAGTGGTTGCCAAAACCTTTGTGTCTAAAACCGCCATTGAGAATCGTTCACCCTCCACTCTCACTACTCAGACTTTGCCCAAGTTGGCCAGAGCTGCTGTTCAG AAGGCAGTTCTTGCAGAAAACGCCAACAAAAATGGGACTCTCAATAGCAAATGTGCTGCATGCAAGAGCCATGTTCATCTGGTTCAGCGGCACTTTGTGGAAAGCAAGCTCTATCACAGAAGCTGTTTCAA ATGCAGTGAATGCTCCAGCGTGCTTCATGCAGGAGGCTACAAACCTGGGAAGAATCCAGACGCTTTTATCTGCAACGCCCACCAGAACAGTTGCAAACCATCCTCCTCCGAGGCTGGCATCAAAAACGGACCCGCCAGTTCAGCTGGGCGATTAAATAGTGCCAGCCAGACCCAGCCTGCACCACGCCCCTCTTCTGTGCTGTCAGCCCCATTGAGTATTGTCCTGAAGCCAGTCAGTCCTACTCCACCTTCCCAGTCCTGGACGGCCTCAGCCCAGAAGACGCAGACGGCCCGGCAGAGGTTTTTCCAGGCTGCAGCGCCAGTCACGGAGGCCTCGACAGGTAACAGGAAGCCGACAGAGCCCTCGACAGGTAACAGGAAGCCGACAGAGCCCTCAAGTGTTTTAGGAAGGCCAAAGGTCACAATGAGTCCTGATGATGAGAAGAGCAGAGCCAGGCCAACCATTGGAAAGAAACTGGCAGAGGAAAACtgtaacaataacaacaaacgCCCGTTCACCATCCGACCAGCAGAGAGACG GTTTGAAGATGAGCCAAGTTCAGCTGACATCCCCGGTTTGAGAAAAGATAAACGCAGCCAAGGCCCAGCAGGAAACTGGGCAGGACAGCCCTGCACCAGCCAGACAAACAATAAGGAACCGCCATGTCTGAAGGCCATcaacaaagacaacacaagGCCAACAACTGTACACACAACTGCCAAAG ATCCAGTCTGGGGGCAATTGAAGCTCAAACCTGTGAAAATCGAACTAGCTTTAAA AGATACTGAAGCCTTTACTGAGCAGCATAAGCCTGGAGTCATGTCCATGACTTCCTCTAATGTCCCCATCATTACAACAAGGCCTCCCTCGGCTCCAACACCTGCACTACCTCCGGTTCGTTTTGCTCCGTTTGATCCTGCACTCTTTAGAGAAGTCTCTCCCCAGAAACCTCAGCTTGGCTCTGGAAGACCTG CTTTTAAACATGGGAGTCACTCGCCTGTGAAATCCCCAACCAGACGGCCAGCTGTAGAATCTATTAGCTCTTCATCGACTGCTCCAGCCAATCACGGAAATCCGTCAG GTGCTAAAAAGGGAAAGTATTTGTCACCCACCAACGCCTCCAGGACTGAAATGAGGTCACCCTCT GTGAAGTCTTATCATGTTCCAGTGGAGCAGATTGAGAGGGACCTGAATGATATTGAGACAAACTTGGCTCAGCTGGAGAAGGAGGGTGTGGAGCTGGAAAAGAGACTCCGCAGCTGTGAGGAAG agGGGGAGGGAGACATACTGATGGACCCACTGATGGTCGACTGGTTCAACCTGATTCGAAAGAAGCAGATGTACATCAGGAACGAGTCAGAGCTTGTATACAT AGCCAGGACTCAGGAGCTGGAGCAACAGCAGCCAGGTGTGGAGGGGGAACTTCGCAGGCTGCTGGAGAAGCCAG ATAATTTAAAGTCCAGAGAGGAGCGACAGCGGGAGAAGAAGTTGATGCAGAGACTGATGGAGATTGTGGACGGCAGAAATGCAATAGTGGAGGGTCTGGATGAAGACAGGCTGAG GGAAGTGGAGGAGGATCAGCAGttgaatgaaatgatgaaaaatcTCG GAGTAAAGAAAGccaaaaataagaggaaatccTCCATCTCAAAACTGTTCAGGCGAAGAAGTAAAAGACGAGTGGAATGA
- the micall2a gene encoding MICAL-like protein 2a isoform X2: MAAIKALEQWCKMQCDGYRDVAITNMTTSFKNGLAFCALIHKYRPDLIDYDSLKEEDVFENNRLAFQVAEEKLGIPALLDAEDMVALRIPDRLSILTYVSQYHNYFKGRSPMGGVKRPAEGSKEEPSEKKNLPVVAKTFVSKTAIENRSPSTLTTQTLPKLARAAVQAVLAENANKNGTLNSKCAACKSHVHLVQRHFVESKLYHRSCFKCSECSSVLHAGGYKPGKNPDAFICNAHQNSCKPSSSEAGIKNGPASSAGRLNSASQTQPAPRPSSVLSAPLSIVLKPVSPTPPSQSWTASAQKTQTARQRFFQAAAPVTEASTGNRKPTEPSTGNRKPTEPSSVLGRPKVTMSPDDEKSRARPTIGKKLAEENCNNNNKRPFTIRPAERRFEDEPSSADIPGLRKDKRSQGPAGNWAGQPCTSQTNNKEPPCLKAINKDNTRPTTVHTTAKDPVWGQLKLKPVKIELALKDTEAFTEQHKPGVMSMTSSNVPIITTRPPSAPTPALPPVRFAPFDPALFREVSPQKPQLGSGRPAFKHGSHSPVKSPTRRPAVESISSSSTAPANHGNPSGAKKGKYLSPTNASRTEMRSPSVKSYHVPVEQIERDLNDIETNLAQLEKEGVELEKRLRSCEEEGEGDILMDPLMVDWFNLIRKKQMYIRNESELVYIARTQELEQQQPGVEGELRRLLEKPDNLKSREERQREKKLMQRLMEIVDGRNAIVEGLDEDRLREVEEDQQLNEMMKNLGVKKAKNKRKSSISKLFRRRSKRRVE, encoded by the exons agaCTATGACTCACTCAAAGAGGAGGATGTGTTTGAGAACAACAGACTG gcTTTTCAGGTTGCAGAGGAGAAGTTGGGGATTCCAGCTTTGTTAGATGCAGAAGACATGGTGGCTTTAAGGATCCCAGACAGGCTGAGCATTCTTACCTACGTCTCCCAGTACCACAACTACTTCAAAGGACGTTCTCCCA TGGGAGGTGTAAAAAGGCCAGCAGAGGGCTCCAAGGAGGAGCCATCAGAGAAGAAAAATCTCCCAGTGGTTGCCAAAACCTTTGTGTCTAAAACCGCCATTGAGAATCGTTCACCCTCCACTCTCACTACTCAGACTTTGCCCAAGTTGGCCAGAGCTGCTGTTCAG GCAGTTCTTGCAGAAAACGCCAACAAAAATGGGACTCTCAATAGCAAATGTGCTGCATGCAAGAGCCATGTTCATCTGGTTCAGCGGCACTTTGTGGAAAGCAAGCTCTATCACAGAAGCTGTTTCAA ATGCAGTGAATGCTCCAGCGTGCTTCATGCAGGAGGCTACAAACCTGGGAAGAATCCAGACGCTTTTATCTGCAACGCCCACCAGAACAGTTGCAAACCATCCTCCTCCGAGGCTGGCATCAAAAACGGACCCGCCAGTTCAGCTGGGCGATTAAATAGTGCCAGCCAGACCCAGCCTGCACCACGCCCCTCTTCTGTGCTGTCAGCCCCATTGAGTATTGTCCTGAAGCCAGTCAGTCCTACTCCACCTTCCCAGTCCTGGACGGCCTCAGCCCAGAAGACGCAGACGGCCCGGCAGAGGTTTTTCCAGGCTGCAGCGCCAGTCACGGAGGCCTCGACAGGTAACAGGAAGCCGACAGAGCCCTCGACAGGTAACAGGAAGCCGACAGAGCCCTCAAGTGTTTTAGGAAGGCCAAAGGTCACAATGAGTCCTGATGATGAGAAGAGCAGAGCCAGGCCAACCATTGGAAAGAAACTGGCAGAGGAAAACtgtaacaataacaacaaacgCCCGTTCACCATCCGACCAGCAGAGAGACG GTTTGAAGATGAGCCAAGTTCAGCTGACATCCCCGGTTTGAGAAAAGATAAACGCAGCCAAGGCCCAGCAGGAAACTGGGCAGGACAGCCCTGCACCAGCCAGACAAACAATAAGGAACCGCCATGTCTGAAGGCCATcaacaaagacaacacaagGCCAACAACTGTACACACAACTGCCAAAG ATCCAGTCTGGGGGCAATTGAAGCTCAAACCTGTGAAAATCGAACTAGCTTTAAA AGATACTGAAGCCTTTACTGAGCAGCATAAGCCTGGAGTCATGTCCATGACTTCCTCTAATGTCCCCATCATTACAACAAGGCCTCCCTCGGCTCCAACACCTGCACTACCTCCGGTTCGTTTTGCTCCGTTTGATCCTGCACTCTTTAGAGAAGTCTCTCCCCAGAAACCTCAGCTTGGCTCTGGAAGACCTG CTTTTAAACATGGGAGTCACTCGCCTGTGAAATCCCCAACCAGACGGCCAGCTGTAGAATCTATTAGCTCTTCATCGACTGCTCCAGCCAATCACGGAAATCCGTCAG GTGCTAAAAAGGGAAAGTATTTGTCACCCACCAACGCCTCCAGGACTGAAATGAGGTCACCCTCT GTGAAGTCTTATCATGTTCCAGTGGAGCAGATTGAGAGGGACCTGAATGATATTGAGACAAACTTGGCTCAGCTGGAGAAGGAGGGTGTGGAGCTGGAAAAGAGACTCCGCAGCTGTGAGGAAG agGGGGAGGGAGACATACTGATGGACCCACTGATGGTCGACTGGTTCAACCTGATTCGAAAGAAGCAGATGTACATCAGGAACGAGTCAGAGCTTGTATACAT AGCCAGGACTCAGGAGCTGGAGCAACAGCAGCCAGGTGTGGAGGGGGAACTTCGCAGGCTGCTGGAGAAGCCAG ATAATTTAAAGTCCAGAGAGGAGCGACAGCGGGAGAAGAAGTTGATGCAGAGACTGATGGAGATTGTGGACGGCAGAAATGCAATAGTGGAGGGTCTGGATGAAGACAGGCTGAG GGAAGTGGAGGAGGATCAGCAGttgaatgaaatgatgaaaaatcTCG GAGTAAAGAAAGccaaaaataagaggaaatccTCCATCTCAAAACTGTTCAGGCGAAGAAGTAAAAGACGAGTGGAATGA